A window of the Egibacter rhizosphaerae genome harbors these coding sequences:
- a CDS encoding flavin reductase family protein — protein MDTEAHNSPARRLRGRLTSGVTVWTSGHGRSAEGLSIGSVIIAEGEPAHVLGLLGDLADLLDRIRETERFVVHVLGEQHRSLAERFAGQVPVPGGPFQDLDTADSEHGPVVTDVGTRAACRLVDVSERGYGLLVDGTIEELVLDDLEAPLVHFRGQYRKLAAPHRSWSARAPDTALPDG, from the coding sequence ATGGACACCGAAGCACACAACAGCCCCGCTCGGCGCCTGCGCGGACGGCTCACGAGCGGCGTGACCGTCTGGACATCCGGTCATGGCCGCAGCGCGGAGGGGTTGAGCATCGGGTCGGTCATCATCGCGGAGGGCGAGCCCGCCCACGTGCTGGGGCTCCTCGGTGACTTGGCGGACCTCCTGGACCGGATCCGCGAGACCGAGCGCTTCGTCGTCCACGTGCTGGGCGAGCAGCACCGCTCCCTCGCCGAGCGCTTCGCCGGGCAGGTGCCCGTCCCCGGTGGACCGTTCCAGGACCTCGACACCGCCGACTCCGAGCACGGCCCGGTCGTAACGGACGTCGGGACCCGAGCGGCGTGCCGCCTCGTCGACGTCAGCGAGCGCGGCTACGGACTCCTGGTGGACGGGACCATCGAGGAACTCGTGCTCGACGACCTGGAGGCGCCGCTGGTCCACTTCCGCGGACAGTACCGGAAGCTGGCCGCGCCCCACCGCTCGTGGAGCGCCCGGGCCCCGGACACGGCCTTGCCGGACGGCTGA